The following coding sequences lie in one Streptomyces venezuelae genomic window:
- a CDS encoding MarR family winged helix-turn-helix transcriptional regulator has product MPKPLSLPFDPIARADELWKQRWGSVPAMGAITSIMRAHQILLAEVDAVVKPYGLTFARYEALVLLTFSQAGELPMSKIGERLMVHPTSVTNTVDRLVKSGLVDKRPNPNDGRGTLASITEKGREVVEAATRELMAMDFGLGVYDAEECGEIFAMLRPLRVAAEDFEEK; this is encoded by the coding sequence GTGCCGAAGCCGCTCAGCCTCCCCTTCGATCCCATCGCCCGCGCCGACGAGCTCTGGAAGCAGCGCTGGGGATCGGTCCCGGCCATGGGCGCGATCACCTCGATCATGCGGGCGCACCAGATCCTGCTCGCCGAGGTCGACGCGGTCGTGAAGCCGTACGGACTGACCTTCGCGCGCTACGAGGCGCTGGTGCTGCTCACCTTCTCGCAGGCCGGCGAGTTGCCGATGTCGAAGATCGGCGAGCGGCTCATGGTGCACCCGACGTCGGTCACGAACACGGTGGACCGGCTGGTCAAGTCCGGCCTGGTCGACAAGCGCCCGAACCCCAACGACGGCCGCGGCACACTCGCCTCCATCACGGAGAAGGGCCGCGAGGTCGTCGAGGCGGCGACGCGCGAGCTGATGGCGATGGACTTCGGGCTCGGGGTGTACGACGCGGAGGAGTGCGGGGAGATCTTCGCGATGCTCAGGCCGCTGCGGGTGGCGGCGGAGGACTTCGAGGAGAAGTAG
- a CDS encoding methylmalonyl-CoA mutase, with protein MDADAIEEGRRRWQARYDKARKRDADFTTLSGDPVDPVYGPRPGDTYDGFERIGWPGEYPFTRGLYPTGYRGRTWTIRQFAGFGNAEQTNERYKMILANGGGGLSVAFDMPTLMGRDSDDPRSLGEVGHCGVAIDSAADMEVLFKDIPLGDVTTSMTISGPAVPVFCMYLVAAERQGVDPGVLNGTLQTDIFKEYIAQKEWLFQPEPHLRLIGDLMEHCARDIPAYKPLSVSGYHIREAGATAAQELAYTLADGFGYVELGLSRGLDVDVFAPGLSFFFDAHVDFFEEIAKFRAARRIWARWLRDEYGAQTDKAQWLRFHTQTAGVSLTAQQPYNNVVRTAVEALAAVLGGTNSLHTNALDETLALPSEQAAEIALRTQQVLMEETGVANVADPLGGSWYIEQLTDRIEADAEKIFEQIKERGRRACPDGQHPIGPITSGILRGIEDGWFTGEIAESAFQYQRSLEKGDKRVVGVNCLEGSVTGDLEILRVSHEVEREQVRELGGRKARRDDARVRSSLDAMLAAARDGSNMIAPMLEAVRAEATLGEICGVLRDEWGVYVEPPGF; from the coding sequence ATGGACGCTGACGCGATCGAGGAAGGCCGCCGGCGCTGGCAGGCCCGTTACGACAAGGCCCGCAAGCGCGACGCGGACTTCACCACGCTCTCCGGGGACCCGGTCGACCCCGTCTACGGGCCGCGGCCCGGCGACACGTACGACGGGTTCGAGCGGATCGGCTGGCCGGGGGAGTACCCCTTCACGCGCGGGCTCTACCCGACCGGGTACCGCGGCCGGACCTGGACCATCCGCCAGTTCGCGGGCTTCGGCAACGCCGAGCAGACGAACGAGCGCTACAAGATGATCCTCGCCAACGGAGGCGGCGGCCTCTCCGTCGCCTTCGACATGCCGACCCTCATGGGCCGCGACTCCGACGACCCGCGCTCGCTGGGCGAGGTCGGCCACTGCGGTGTCGCCATCGACTCCGCCGCCGACATGGAGGTCCTCTTCAAGGACATCCCGCTCGGCGACGTGACGACGTCGATGACCATCAGCGGCCCCGCCGTGCCCGTCTTCTGCATGTACCTGGTCGCCGCCGAGCGCCAGGGCGTCGACCCGGGCGTCCTCAACGGCACGCTCCAGACGGACATCTTCAAGGAGTACATCGCGCAGAAGGAGTGGCTCTTCCAGCCCGAGCCGCACCTGCGCCTCATCGGCGACCTGATGGAGCACTGCGCGCGCGACATCCCCGCGTACAAGCCGCTCTCCGTCTCCGGCTACCACATCCGCGAGGCCGGGGCGACGGCCGCGCAGGAGCTGGCGTACACGCTCGCGGACGGCTTCGGGTACGTGGAGCTGGGCCTCAGCCGCGGGCTCGACGTCGACGTCTTCGCCCCCGGCCTCTCCTTCTTCTTCGACGCGCACGTCGACTTCTTCGAGGAGATCGCGAAGTTCCGGGCGGCGCGGCGCATCTGGGCGCGGTGGCTGCGGGACGAGTACGGCGCGCAGACCGACAAGGCGCAGTGGCTCCGCTTCCACACGCAGACGGCGGGTGTCTCGCTGACAGCCCAGCAGCCGTACAACAACGTGGTCCGTACGGCGGTGGAGGCCCTGGCGGCCGTCCTCGGCGGCACGAACTCCCTCCACACCAACGCGCTGGACGAGACGCTCGCGCTGCCCAGCGAGCAGGCGGCGGAGATCGCGCTCCGTACGCAGCAGGTGCTCATGGAGGAGACGGGGGTCGCGAACGTCGCCGACCCGCTGGGCGGCTCCTGGTACATCGAGCAGCTCACCGACCGCATCGAGGCCGACGCGGAGAAGATCTTCGAGCAGATCAAGGAGCGGGGGCGGAGGGCCTGCCCGGACGGGCAGCACCCCATCGGCCCGATCACCTCGGGCATTCTCCGTGGCATCGAGGACGGCTGGTTCACCGGCGAGATCGCCGAGTCCGCGTTCCAGTACCAGCGGTCCCTGGAGAAGGGCGACAAGCGGGTCGTCGGCGTCAACTGCCTCGAAGGCTCCGTCACGGGTGACCTGGAGATCCTGCGGGTCAGCCATGAGGTGGAGCGGGAGCAGGTGCGTGAGCTGGGTGGGCGGAAGGCGCGTCGTGACGACGCGCGGGTCCGCTCCTCCCTGGACGCGATGCTCGCGGCGGCGCGCGATGGCTCGAACATGATCGCGCCCATGCTGGAGGCGGTTCGGGCGGAGGCGACGCTCGGGGAGATCTGCGGGGTGCTTCGGGATGAGTGGGGCGTATACGTGGAGCCCCCGGGCTTCTAG
- a CDS encoding glycoside hydrolase family 6 protein yields MHRLLRTFTALAAFAALGLPAGCSSDSASGAKEEATVREAATGSAGPPESAFWVDPDSPAARQVEQWRQQGRTRDAEALRRISEQPMAVWPAGDDPAPDIAQATRGAAKENRTAVLVAYNIPHRDCGQHSAGGAGSADQYRSWVDTFAGAIGDAPALVVLEPDAIPHIVDGCTPAEYHEDRYQLLSEAIQRLKRQPEVKVYLDAGNPGWISEPGKLTEPLQKAGVAQADGFSLNVSNFQSDGTIKAYGRTLSAAVGGKHFVMDTSRNGRGPLAGDRQDAWCNPPGRGLGTPPTDRTGDPLVDAVLWIKRPGDSDGPCRGGPAAGQWWPDYALGLARNAKAA; encoded by the coding sequence ATGCACCGGCTGCTCCGTACGTTCACGGCACTGGCGGCGTTCGCCGCCCTCGGGCTCCCGGCGGGCTGCTCCTCCGACTCCGCGTCAGGCGCGAAGGAGGAGGCCACCGTGCGCGAGGCCGCCACCGGGTCCGCGGGGCCGCCGGAGAGCGCCTTCTGGGTCGACCCGGACAGCCCCGCCGCACGCCAGGTCGAGCAGTGGCGGCAGCAGGGCCGCACGCGTGACGCCGAGGCCCTGCGGCGCATCTCCGAGCAGCCCATGGCCGTGTGGCCCGCGGGCGACGACCCGGCGCCCGACATCGCGCAGGCCACGCGGGGCGCGGCGAAGGAGAACCGCACCGCCGTGCTCGTCGCGTACAACATCCCGCACCGCGACTGCGGCCAGCACTCCGCGGGCGGCGCGGGCAGCGCGGACCAGTACCGGAGCTGGGTGGACACGTTCGCCGGCGCGATCGGCGACGCGCCCGCGCTGGTCGTCCTCGAACCCGACGCGATCCCGCACATCGTGGACGGCTGCACCCCGGCCGAGTACCACGAGGACCGCTACCAGCTGCTTTCCGAGGCGATCCAGCGGCTGAAGCGGCAGCCGGAGGTCAAGGTGTACCTCGACGCGGGGAACCCCGGCTGGATCTCCGAGCCCGGCAAGCTCACCGAGCCTCTGCAGAAGGCGGGCGTCGCGCAGGCCGACGGCTTCTCCCTGAACGTCTCCAACTTCCAGAGCGACGGGACGATCAAGGCGTACGGCCGCACGCTGTCGGCCGCGGTCGGCGGCAAGCACTTCGTCATGGACACCAGCCGCAACGGCAGGGGCCCGCTGGCGGGTGACCGCCAGGACGCCTGGTGCAACCCGCCGGGACGTGGCCTCGGCACGCCGCCGACCGACCGCACGGGCGACCCGCTGGTCGACGCCGTGCTGTGGATCAAGCGGCCCGGCGACTCGGACGGACCGTGCCGGGGCGGCCCGGCGGCGGGCCAGTGGTGGCCGGACTACGCGCTGGGCCTCGCGCGCAACGCGAAGGCCGCCTGA
- a CDS encoding alpha/beta hydrolase: MSSTGHARTAALAIGAATCTVLGALLVGGSGEVSASPPPEPKVQDDFDSLGPEVRAAKLSDGRTAHYSDTGEKDGKPVLFIGGTGTSARASHMTDFFRTTREDLGLRLISVERNGFGDTEFDEELGKGDFAKDALEVLDKLGVDDVSVVAISGGGPYAAELAARAPERVSQLHLAAALPPYGAKPEYCGLSDDALSDAVKDQIKDPRTWWAFPDDSPVKSIPGFADTAYEEGARTYNQRGQQADPAPQVHEQRLYCGRPGPDLSKLDAPVYLYGGKKDTTVPPATLKTWQRELPGTAKVRSYADSGHDVQYRHWDQILVDLAGHGDRTVVCKGDHTRVLVAREADRLVAKGKATLGSCAWEKGE; the protein is encoded by the coding sequence GTGAGCTCGACCGGTCACGCCCGCACCGCCGCCCTCGCCATCGGTGCCGCCACCTGCACCGTCCTCGGCGCGCTGCTCGTGGGCGGCTCCGGGGAAGTGAGCGCGAGCCCGCCGCCCGAGCCCAAGGTGCAGGACGACTTCGACTCCCTCGGCCCCGAGGTACGCGCCGCGAAGCTCTCCGACGGGCGGACCGCCCACTACTCCGACACCGGCGAGAAGGACGGCAAGCCCGTCCTCTTCATCGGCGGCACCGGCACCAGCGCCCGCGCCTCGCACATGACGGACTTCTTCCGCACCACCCGCGAGGACCTGGGCCTGCGCCTCATCTCCGTGGAGCGGAACGGTTTCGGTGACACCGAGTTCGATGAGGAGCTCGGCAAGGGGGACTTCGCGAAGGACGCCCTCGAAGTTCTCGACAAGCTCGGTGTCGACGACGTGTCCGTCGTCGCGATATCCGGCGGCGGCCCCTACGCCGCCGAGCTCGCCGCCCGCGCCCCCGAGCGCGTCTCGCAGCTGCACCTCGCCGCCGCCCTGCCCCCGTACGGCGCCAAGCCCGAGTACTGCGGTCTCTCGGACGACGCGCTCTCCGACGCCGTCAAGGACCAGATCAAGGACCCCCGCACGTGGTGGGCCTTCCCCGACGACAGCCCCGTCAAGTCCATTCCCGGCTTCGCCGACACGGCGTACGAGGAAGGGGCGCGCACGTACAACCAGCGCGGCCAGCAGGCCGACCCCGCGCCCCAGGTCCACGAGCAGAGGCTCTACTGCGGGCGCCCCGGCCCCGACCTGTCGAAGCTCGACGCCCCCGTCTACCTCTACGGCGGCAAGAAGGACACCACCGTGCCGCCCGCGACGCTGAAGACGTGGCAGCGGGAGCTGCCCGGCACCGCGAAGGTGCGCTCGTACGCCGACTCCGGGCACGACGTGCAGTACCGCCACTGGGACCAGATCCTCGTCGACCTCGCCGGGCACGGCGACCGCACCGTGGTCTGCAAGGGCGACCACACCCGCGTACTCGTCGCCCGCGAGGCCGACCGCCTCGTCGCCAAGGGCAAGGCCACCCTCGGCAGCTGCGCCTGGGAGAAGGGCGAGTAG
- a CDS encoding UDP-N-acetylglucosamine--N-acetylmuramyl-(pentapeptide) pyrophosphoryl-undecaprenol N-acetylglucosamine transferase: MRTSLSVVIGAGGTGGHIYPGLALADALRRAVPDAVISFVGTERGLETRLIPDAGYRLHTVDMIPFDPSLGARRYLLPAALLKSGAQCRAILREQGAQVAVGMGGYPSAPVIVGARMAGLPSLIHESNAVPGRANRFAARLTPNIAVAFDRSRAHLPGGDRAHTTGMPIAAPLAALDRAALRPEARRELGVPPGARLILFNGGSLGAARLTAAAVGLAARWRERGDVHLLIKTGPAALAETRARLAAEGGDAVARAVPYLDRMDLSYAAADLVVCRAGSATVAELAATGVPAVLVPYPHAPGDHQTHNARVLSDAGAGLLLPDAETTADRLARLVGPLLADPVRLAAMSGAADPGPHARAADLLAERVLGLTHPTSHLEHAA, from the coding sequence ATGCGAACCTCTCTCTCCGTCGTGATCGGCGCGGGCGGCACCGGCGGGCACATCTATCCCGGCCTCGCCCTCGCCGACGCGCTGCGCAGGGCCGTACCGGACGCGGTGATCTCCTTCGTCGGCACCGAACGGGGCCTGGAGACCCGGCTGATACCCGACGCCGGGTACCGGCTCCACACCGTCGACATGATCCCCTTCGATCCGTCGCTCGGCGCCCGCCGCTACCTGCTCCCCGCCGCCCTCCTGAAGTCCGGCGCCCAGTGCCGGGCCATCCTGCGCGAGCAGGGCGCACAGGTCGCCGTCGGCATGGGCGGCTACCCCAGCGCCCCCGTCATCGTCGGCGCCCGCATGGCGGGGCTGCCCAGCCTCATCCACGAGTCCAACGCCGTACCGGGCCGCGCCAACCGGTTCGCCGCCCGGCTCACCCCGAACATCGCCGTCGCCTTCGACCGCAGCCGCGCCCACCTGCCCGGCGGCGACCGCGCGCACACCACCGGCATGCCGATCGCGGCGCCGCTCGCCGCGCTCGACCGCGCCGCGCTGCGCCCGGAGGCCCGGCGCGAGCTCGGCGTGCCGCCCGGCGCCCGCCTGATCCTCTTCAACGGCGGCAGCCTCGGCGCGGCCCGCCTCACGGCGGCGGCGGTCGGCCTCGCGGCGCGGTGGCGGGAGCGCGGGGACGTACACCTCCTCATCAAGACCGGGCCCGCGGCCCTTGCGGAGACGCGGGCGCGGCTCGCCGCCGAGGGCGGTGACGCGGTCGCCCGCGCCGTTCCCTACCTCGACCGCATGGACCTCTCCTATGCCGCCGCCGACCTCGTCGTGTGCCGTGCGGGCTCGGCGACCGTCGCCGAACTCGCCGCCACCGGCGTCCCCGCCGTCCTCGTGCCCTACCCGCACGCGCCCGGCGACCACCAGACCCACAACGCGCGGGTCCTCTCCGACGCCGGGGCGGGCCTCCTGCTGCCCGACGCCGAGACCACCGCGGACCGGCTCGCGCGGCTCGTCGGCCCGCTCCTCGCGGACCCGGTGCGGCTCGCCGCGATGAGCGGCGCCGCCGACCCCGGACCGCACGCCCGCGCCGCCGACCTGCTCGCCGAGCGGGTCCTCGGCCTCACCCACCCCACGTCCCACCTGGAGCACGCAGCATGA
- a CDS encoding DUF3817 domain-containing protein — protein sequence MKSSVLTRYRVMAYVTAVMLLILCACMVAKYGFEKGEGLTLVVSQVHGVLYIIYLIFAFDLGSKAKWPFGKLLWVLVSGTIPTAAFFVERKVVREVQPLVDNGSPVIAKA from the coding sequence ATGAAATCCAGCGTGCTGACCCGCTACCGGGTGATGGCTTACGTCACCGCCGTCATGCTCCTCATCCTGTGCGCCTGCATGGTGGCGAAGTACGGCTTCGAGAAGGGCGAGGGGCTGACCCTGGTGGTCTCCCAGGTCCACGGAGTCCTCTACATCATCTACCTGATCTTCGCCTTCGACCTGGGCTCCAAGGCGAAGTGGCCGTTCGGGAAGCTGCTGTGGGTGCTGGTCTCGGGCACGATTCCGACCGCCGCGTTCTTCGTGGAGCGCAAGGTCGTCCGTGAGGTCCAGCCGCTGGTCGACAACGGCTCGCCGGTCATCGCGAAGGCGTAA
- a CDS encoding sensor histidine kinase: MSARRRLGARWRRRRPLRTRLAVVAAAAVAVVAIGVCAAAFFVIRYKLYQQLDQNLAQSATLIAQQHRSEGLGVMTGECRFLGAPACSQIVPADAADDPSKPYLLPVSDRTRAVAAGHRPPYYANITLPGGKPGRMYTTTFGKEGEAVQVALRADIAERGVSQAASLLAAVGGAGVLLSALGGYWVSRTGLAPITRLTATAERIAATRDARHRIELPPGRPARPGHEDEVTRLATTFNTMLAELEESVAARRRLVADASHELRTPLTALRTNAELLARADRLTDTQRDRASGALARQLREVTGLVNDLIELAREAEPQPLLEAVRLAPLAAHTVDAARGHWPAVSFELHVAQEAADLSVPGVPARLSRLLTNLVDNAAKFSPPGGPVEVTLTRTELTVRDHGPGITEEDLPYVFDRFYRAEKARALPGSGLGLAMARQIAHAHGAELTAERAPGGGALFRVTLPTP, encoded by the coding sequence GTGAGCGCGCGGCGCAGGCTCGGCGCGCGCTGGCGGCGGCGCAGGCCGCTGCGGACCCGGCTCGCGGTGGTCGCGGCGGCCGCCGTGGCGGTGGTGGCGATCGGGGTGTGCGCCGCCGCGTTCTTCGTGATCCGCTACAAGCTGTACCAGCAGCTGGACCAGAACCTCGCCCAGTCGGCGACGCTCATCGCGCAGCAGCACCGCTCCGAGGGGCTCGGCGTCATGACGGGCGAGTGCCGGTTCCTCGGCGCGCCCGCCTGCTCGCAGATCGTCCCGGCGGACGCGGCGGACGACCCGTCGAAGCCGTACCTGCTGCCGGTGTCGGACCGGACGCGCGCGGTCGCCGCCGGCCACCGTCCCCCTTACTACGCGAACATCACGCTCCCCGGCGGCAAGCCGGGCCGCATGTACACCACGACATTCGGCAAGGAGGGCGAGGCGGTGCAGGTCGCCCTGCGCGCGGACATCGCCGAGCGCGGCGTCAGCCAGGCCGCGTCGCTGCTGGCCGCGGTGGGCGGCGCGGGCGTCCTGCTCTCGGCCCTCGGGGGCTACTGGGTCTCCCGCACCGGCCTGGCGCCGATCACCCGCCTCACGGCCACCGCCGAGCGCATCGCCGCGACCCGCGACGCCCGCCACCGCATCGAACTCCCCCCGGGCCGACCGGCCCGCCCGGGCCACGAGGACGAGGTGACCCGCCTCGCCACCACCTTCAACACGATGCTGGCCGAACTGGAGGAGTCCGTCGCGGCCCGCCGCCGACTGGTCGCCGACGCCTCGCACGAGCTGCGCACGCCGCTGACCGCGCTGCGCACGAACGCGGAACTCCTGGCACGCGCGGACCGGCTGACGGACACCCAGCGGGACCGGGCCTCCGGGGCGCTGGCCCGTCAGCTGCGCGAGGTCACGGGTCTGGTCAACGACTTGATCGAGCTGGCGAGGGAGGCGGAGCCGCAGCCGCTGTTGGAAGCGGTACGGCTCGCTCCGCTCGCCGCGCACACGGTCGACGCGGCCCGAGGCCACTGGCCGGCGGTCTCCTTCGAGCTCCACGTGGCCCAGGAGGCGGCCGACCTCAGCGTGCCCGGCGTACCGGCACGCCTGTCCCGCCTGCTCACCAACCTCGTCGACAACGCGGCCAAGTTCAGCCCGCCGGGCGGGCCGGTGGAGGTCACGTTGACCCGCACGGAGCTGACCGTGCGCGACCACGGCCCCGGCATCACGGAGGAGGACCTGCCGTACGTCTTCGACCGCTTCTACCGCGCGGAGAAGGCGCGCGCCCTGCCGGGCTCGGGACTGGGCCTGGCGATGGCGCGCCAGATCGCGCATGCGCACGGGGCTGAGCTGACGGCGGAGCGGGCGCCGGGAGGAGGCGCACTGTTCCGCGTCACGCTGCCGACGCCCTGA
- a CDS encoding response regulator transcription factor: MSLTSVTNKGGPPGAGGTAHRILVVDDDPEVRAAVEDALTVEGHQVRGAADGHRALTAVARWQPDLLVLDVMMPVMDGLAVCRQLRAAGDRTPVLVLTALDSVSERVDGLDAGADDYLVKPFALDELVARVRALLRRATPERAADDGDDLSYGDLVLDPATRTGRRGGRRVEFSRTEAVLLELLLRNAGQVLPRDLIQQAVWGRDFGPDSNSLAVYVGYLRRKLESGGEPRLVHTVHGVGYRLGSP; the protein is encoded by the coding sequence ATGAGTCTCACGAGCGTGACCAACAAGGGTGGCCCGCCGGGCGCGGGCGGGACGGCGCACCGCATCCTCGTCGTCGACGACGACCCCGAGGTCCGCGCCGCCGTCGAGGACGCCCTGACGGTCGAGGGTCACCAGGTGCGGGGCGCGGCGGACGGCCACCGCGCGCTCACGGCGGTGGCGCGCTGGCAGCCGGACCTGCTGGTCCTCGACGTGATGATGCCGGTCATGGACGGCCTCGCGGTCTGCCGTCAGCTGCGCGCCGCGGGCGACCGCACGCCGGTCCTGGTGCTCACGGCCCTGGACTCGGTGAGCGAGCGCGTCGACGGCCTGGACGCGGGCGCCGACGACTACCTGGTCAAGCCGTTCGCGCTCGACGAGCTGGTGGCGCGGGTGCGGGCGCTGCTGCGGCGCGCGACGCCGGAGCGTGCCGCGGACGACGGCGACGACCTCTCGTACGGCGATCTGGTCCTGGACCCCGCGACGCGCACCGGTCGGCGCGGCGGGCGGCGGGTCGAGTTCAGCCGCACGGAGGCCGTCCTGCTCGAACTGCTGCTGCGCAACGCGGGGCAGGTCCTGCCGCGCGACCTGATCCAGCAGGCGGTGTGGGGCCGCGACTTCGGCCCGGACTCCAACTCGCTCGCCGTGTACGTGGGTTATCTGCGCCGGAAGCTGGAATCGGGCGGCGAGCCGCGTCTCGTCCACACCGTGCACGGCGTCGGCTACCGGCTGGGCTCCCCGTGA
- a CDS encoding SDR family NAD(P)-dependent oxidoreductase, giving the protein MSTFSWQNRTVLVTGAEGFIGSTLVDQLLEAGAKVRAFVHYKPYAEKGHLAHLLGDPRVEMIAGDVRDAGRVMDAVAGCDTVFHLAALIGIPYSYDSPGAYVQTNVVGTENVAEACRRHSVRRMVHTSTSEVYGTALTAPISEAHPLQPQSPYSASKIGADMMALSHWHAFELPVTVVRPFNTYGPRQSARAVIPTILAQLHAGAREIKLGSLTPTRDFTYVTDTARGFMAMAVADRVLGHVVNLGVGREISIGDLAEALIAASGREASVVVDPARLRPSGSEVERLLSDNSRAREWAGWVPEVSLADGLKHTSAWVAENLALFAPGRYQV; this is encoded by the coding sequence ATGAGCACCTTTTCCTGGCAGAACCGCACCGTCCTCGTCACCGGCGCCGAGGGCTTCATCGGCTCGACGCTCGTCGACCAGCTCCTCGAAGCGGGCGCGAAGGTCCGCGCGTTCGTGCACTACAAGCCGTACGCGGAGAAGGGGCACCTGGCGCATCTCCTCGGTGACCCGCGGGTCGAGATGATCGCGGGCGACGTACGGGACGCCGGGCGCGTGATGGACGCGGTCGCCGGGTGCGACACGGTCTTCCACCTCGCCGCGCTGATCGGCATCCCGTACTCGTACGATTCCCCGGGCGCGTACGTCCAGACGAACGTCGTCGGCACGGAGAACGTCGCGGAGGCGTGCCGACGGCACTCCGTGCGACGCATGGTGCATACGTCCACGAGCGAGGTGTACGGGACTGCCCTGACGGCGCCGATCAGTGAGGCGCACCCGCTCCAGCCGCAGTCGCCGTACTCCGCGTCGAAGATCGGCGCCGACATGATGGCGCTCTCGCACTGGCACGCGTTCGAGCTGCCGGTGACGGTGGTGCGGCCCTTCAACACGTACGGTCCGCGCCAGTCGGCCCGTGCCGTCATCCCGACGATCCTCGCCCAACTGCACGCCGGTGCGCGCGAGATCAAGCTGGGGTCGCTGACGCCCACGCGGGACTTCACGTATGTGACGGACACGGCGCGCGGGTTCATGGCGATGGCGGTCGCCGACCGGGTGCTCGGCCACGTGGTCAACCTCGGCGTGGGCCGGGAGATCTCGATCGGTGACCTCGCGGAGGCGTTGATCGCGGCGTCGGGGCGGGAGGCGTCCGTGGTCGTCGACCCGGCGCGGCTTCGGCCCTCGGGGAGTGAGGTGGAGCGGTTGCTGTCGGACAACTCCCGGGCGCGGGAGTGGGCGGGGTGGGTTCCTGAGGTCTCCCTCGCGGACGGGCTCAAGCACACGTCGGCCTGGGTCGCCGAGAACCTGGCGTTGTTTGCTCCTGGGCGGTATCAGGTCTGA